The following are encoded together in the Oceanobacillus zhaokaii genome:
- a CDS encoding DUF1646 family protein: protein MTVGLIIILLLVLFLPFFVRPVEQNLEVFLFVMGLLSAIVAGVLNWELFTHALKDPINITLAVLIAGLLFKWLKNPIEKGILKISQAMNMRLFLAIVIVVLGLISSVITAIVAAIVLVAIVSILKLDRKTQIQAVILACFSIGLGAVLTPLGEPLSTITTSKLNEEFFYLFDLIGIEVIVAVVIIGVFAFFFLKPNQDTEKATGDNSAESYKEIIIRSINIYLFVMGLTLLGAGYETLVNLYLLDLSPSVLYWINMISAVLDNATLAAAEISPAMDPETIRFLLLGLIISGGMLIPGNIPNIISANKLGITSKEWAKYGVPIGLVSMVIFYAYLILVS, encoded by the coding sequence ATGACAGTTGGATTAATTATTATTTTGTTACTTGTATTGTTTTTACCGTTCTTTGTTAGGCCTGTTGAACAAAATTTAGAAGTATTTTTATTTGTGATGGGTCTACTATCAGCGATTGTAGCTGGTGTGCTAAACTGGGAACTATTTACTCATGCCTTAAAGGATCCGATTAATATTACACTTGCAGTATTAATTGCTGGTTTATTATTTAAATGGTTAAAAAATCCGATTGAAAAAGGAATTTTGAAAATAAGTCAGGCAATGAATATGCGTCTGTTTTTAGCAATTGTAATCGTTGTTCTAGGTCTTATTTCCAGTGTTATTACAGCGATTGTTGCAGCGATTGTATTAGTGGCAATCGTAAGTATTTTAAAGCTTGATCGAAAAACACAAATTCAAGCAGTAATATTAGCATGTTTCTCCATTGGCTTAGGTGCTGTCTTAACCCCACTTGGAGAACCTTTATCAACAATTACAACGAGTAAATTAAATGAAGAATTCTTCTATCTATTTGATTTAATTGGTATTGAAGTGATTGTTGCTGTTGTGATTATAGGAGTTTTTGCATTTTTCTTCTTGAAACCGAATCAAGATACTGAAAAAGCCACTGGAGATAATAGTGCAGAGAGTTATAAGGAAATTATTATCCGCTCGATCAACATTTACTTATTCGTAATGGGTCTAACATTACTCGGTGCTGGTTACGAGACATTAGTTAATCTTTACCTGCTTGACTTAAGTCCATCTGTTCTATATTGGATAAATATGATTTCAGCTGTTCTTGATAATGCAACATTAGCTGCTGCAGAAATAAGCCCAGCAATGGACCCAGAAACGATTCGTTTCTTATTACTAGGGTTGATTATTAGTGGTGGAATGTTGATTCCAGGAAACATCCCAAATATTATTTCGGCAAATAAATTAGGAATTACGAGTAAAGAATGGGCCAAATATGGTGTTCCAATTGGTCTAGTGTCAATGGTAATCTTCTATGCTTACCTTATCTTAGTTAGTTAA